One stretch of Segatella copri DNA includes these proteins:
- a CDS encoding RagB/SusD family nutrient uptake outer membrane protein — MKIKNILMCSLLLAGLSSCNDYLDVDAPSKVTDKQVFSSTEEADRLLNAVYQSTCSGSTYGNAYLTTFNFNSDVEFSTSSAEEQSVSHNDWKQFDGEADGSSIKSTWDAAYQTIERANNFVNAAEKSSLYGNADLDQMIGEAKCIRAMNYLDLVILWGDIPFTFTRTYDQESLIMPMGNRDEILTALINDLKQAAPKMKKAKEITEGVERCSKEFAWSLIARISMFRAGYSLRHGEDTKAAGTMERAADYEEYYKIARTYADSVIQEGTHALTNDYMKVFNDECNYAVVSNDDVIFEIPFVQNVNGSIGYIQGPKADFSSAGDTDHPWGKMSGSVGLNAFYRFTFDKEDVRRNTVGYWSYGYNGIAALQNSYTNYCLKWSKLWDRSHTQGNTSEGNTGINFPYMRYADVLLMYAEAENELNGPTDAAKNALKQVRERAFRGAANKAEKVDGYVSALGTKDELFKAIVDERAWEFGGENIRWKDLVRWNLYSQVLYKNFWKYYGMGCDRDESYDVDGNFNDLPNDFFYRTRTRAQWNQQVAENPEKYNAANYPEVFNFANTDASLGIIEVYKTQGDDFSIDNLWENWGLNGKLMPQEGGEADWKKAYLFDWLDENTGIAKAQCRCSIRGYIFIDQLGVMQTTNIPEYNSEVNLSTLPSVRYILPIPKDVISRSLGQYKNYYGY; from the coding sequence ATGAAAATTAAAAATATATTGATGTGCAGTCTGTTGCTGGCAGGCTTGTCTTCCTGCAACGACTACTTGGATGTAGACGCTCCTTCTAAGGTGACCGACAAACAAGTGTTCAGCAGTACAGAAGAAGCCGACCGCTTGTTGAATGCGGTTTACCAGTCTACTTGTAGCGGTAGCACATACGGTAACGCATACCTCACAACCTTCAACTTCAACAGCGATGTAGAATTCTCTACTTCTTCTGCCGAAGAGCAAAGCGTAAGCCACAACGACTGGAAGCAGTTTGACGGTGAGGCAGATGGTAGCAGTATCAAGAGCACCTGGGATGCGGCTTACCAGACTATCGAGCGTGCCAACAACTTTGTAAACGCAGCAGAGAAATCTTCACTCTACGGCAATGCAGACCTCGACCAGATGATTGGTGAGGCAAAGTGTATCCGTGCTATGAACTATCTCGACCTGGTGATTCTCTGGGGAGATATCCCTTTCACCTTCACCCGTACTTACGATCAGGAATCTCTGATCATGCCTATGGGAAACCGTGATGAGATTCTTACAGCTCTTATCAACGACCTGAAGCAGGCTGCGCCAAAGATGAAGAAGGCTAAGGAAATCACAGAAGGCGTAGAGCGCTGCTCTAAGGAGTTTGCATGGTCTCTCATTGCCCGTATCTCCATGTTCCGTGCCGGTTATTCTCTCCGCCATGGCGAAGATACAAAGGCTGCAGGTACCATGGAGCGTGCTGCTGACTATGAAGAGTATTACAAGATTGCCCGTACATACGCAGATTCTGTCATCCAGGAAGGTACTCATGCGTTGACCAACGACTACATGAAGGTATTCAACGATGAGTGTAACTATGCAGTTGTAAGCAACGACGATGTCATCTTCGAAATCCCATTCGTTCAGAATGTAAACGGAAGCATCGGATATATCCAAGGTCCTAAGGCTGACTTCTCAAGTGCCGGTGATACCGATCACCCTTGGGGTAAGATGAGTGGTAGCGTAGGTTTGAATGCTTTCTATCGCTTCACATTTGACAAGGAAGATGTACGCCGCAATACTGTAGGCTACTGGTCTTACGGATACAATGGTATTGCTGCATTGCAGAATTCATATACCAACTACTGTCTGAAGTGGTCTAAGCTTTGGGACAGAAGTCATACTCAGGGTAATACCTCTGAAGGCAATACCGGTATCAACTTCCCATACATGCGCTATGCTGACGTTCTCCTGATGTATGCAGAGGCAGAAAACGAATTGAACGGTCCTACCGATGCAGCCAAGAATGCATTGAAGCAGGTTCGTGAGCGTGCGTTCCGTGGTGCAGCCAATAAGGCTGAAAAGGTAGACGGCTATGTAAGTGCACTCGGTACCAAGGATGAGCTCTTCAAGGCTATCGTTGACGAGCGTGCCTGGGAATTTGGCGGTGAGAATATCCGCTGGAAGGATCTTGTTCGCTGGAACCTCTACAGCCAGGTGCTCTACAAGAACTTCTGGAAGTATTATGGTATGGGTTGCGACCGTGACGAAAGCTACGATGTAGATGGTAACTTCAATGATTTACCAAATGACTTCTTCTACAGAACCCGTACAAGAGCTCAGTGGAACCAGCAGGTAGCAGAAAACCCAGAGAAGTATAATGCTGCCAACTATCCAGAGGTATTCAACTTCGCCAATACAGATGCCAGCCTCGGTATCATTGAGGTTTACAAGACTCAGGGCGATGACTTCAGCATCGATAACCTTTGGGAGAACTGGGGACTCAACGGTAAGCTGATGCCTCAGGAAGGTGGAGAAGCCGACTGGAAGAAAGCATATCTTTTCGACTGGCTCGATGAGAACACAGGTATAGCTAAGGCTCAGTGCAGATGCTCTATCAGAGGTTACATCTTCATCGACCAGCTGGGAGTAATGCAGACAACCAACATTCCTGAGTATAACAGCGAAGTAAACTTGTCTACTCTCCCATCGGTAAGATACATCCTGCCAATTCCAAAAGATGTAATCAGCCGCAGCCTGGGACAGTACAAGAATTATTATGGTTATTAA